A region of Coccinella septempunctata chromosome 5, icCocSept1.1, whole genome shotgun sequence DNA encodes the following proteins:
- the LOC123313219 gene encoding putative nuclease HARBI1 isoform X1, whose amino-acid sequence MLSDTSSSSEENNEEYYLRRPRSFKNLNDPFEMYNDAEFKHRFRFHKNSVMELLHKIGEKIEAPTKRNRALNAKMQIIVALRFYATGGFQMTIGDHVNITKPTVCRIVKRVSTEIAKLKPNYISMPKTRQKRLEVASGFHDIAGLPRVVGAIDCTHIRIISPGGSNAETFRNRKGYFSINVQAVCDAGLKIINIIARWPGSVHDSTIFNDSPLIVEMEQGLYGNCYLLGDSGYACKPFLLTPVLNPGTEAERRYNQAHIKTRNCIERCFGVLKRRFPCLYYGLRNKLSTSLTIIIACCVLHNLALSVNDTVDTLEELPENFEESDIVHHDQGQQNTAIRNALIADLFER is encoded by the exons ATGTTGTCTGATACTTCATCTTCATCAGAAGAAAACAACGAAGAATATTATCTTAGAAGACCCCGTTCATTTAAAAACCTAAATGATCCCTTCGAAATGTATAATGATGCAGAATTCAAACACCGCTTCAGGTTCCATAAAAATTCAGTAATGGAACTTCTTCATAAAATTGGAGAAAAAATTGAGGCCCCCACTAAGAGAAACAGGGCGTTAAATGCAAAAATGCAAATAATAGTCGCATTAAGGTTTTATGCAACTGGAGGTTTCCAGATGACAATTGGGGACCATGTAAATATCACGAAACCGACAGTATGTAGAATAGTGAAGAGAGTTTCAACAGAAATAGCGAAACTGAAACCAAATTACATTTCGATGCCAAAAACCAGGCAAAAAAGGTTGGAAGTTGCTTCAGGCTTCCACGATATTGCTGGGTTACCACGTGTTGTGGGAGCTATCGACTGCACACACATAAGAATAATTTCCCCTGGAGGATCCAACGCAGAGACATTCAGAAACCGAAAGggttatttttcaataaatgtgcAAGCAGTGTGTGATGCTGGCCTGAAAATTATAAACATTATAGCTCGTTGGCCAGGTTCGGTCCATGATTCCACAATATTCAATGATTCACCACTCATAGTGGAGATGGAACAAGGCTTGTATGGCAATTGCTATCTGTTGGGTGATAGTGGTTATGCATGCAAGCCTTTTCTACTTACGCCAGTATTAAATCCAGGAACTGAAGCAGAAAGAAGGTATAATCAAGCACACATCAAAACACGCAACTGCATTGAAAGATGCTTTGGTGTGTTGAAAAGACGCTTCCCTTGCTTATATTACGGATTAAGGAACAAGTTAAGTACATCCTTAACAATAATTATTGCATGCTGTGTCCTTCATAATTTGGCCCTGTCAGTTAATGACACTGTAGATACACTGGAAGAATTgcctgaaaattttgaagaaagtGATATTGTTCATCATGATCAAGGACAACAAAACACAGCCATACGAAATGCATTAATAGCAGACCTTTTTGAGAG ATGA
- the LOC123313219 gene encoding putative nuclease HARBI1 isoform X2: MLSDTSSSSEENNEEYYLRRPRSFKNLNDPFEMYNDAEFKHRFRFHKNSVMELLHKIGEKIEAPTKRNRALNAKMQIIVALRFYATGGFQMTIGDHVNITKPTVCRIVKRVSTEIAKLKPNYISMPKTRQKRLEVASGFHDIAGLPRVVGAIDCTHIRIISPGGSNAETFRNRKGYFSINVQAVCDAGLKIINIIARWPGSVHDSTIFNDSPLIVEMEQGLYGNCYLLGDSGYACKPFLLTPVLNPGTEAERRYNQAHIKTRNCIERCFGVLKRRFPCLYFEESDIVHHDQGQQNTAIRNALIADLFERYVS, from the exons ATGTTGTCTGATACTTCATCTTCATCAGAAGAAAACAACGAAGAATATTATCTTAGAAGACCCCGTTCATTTAAAAACCTAAATGATCCCTTCGAAATGTATAATGATGCAGAATTCAAACACCGCTTCAGGTTCCATAAAAATTCAGTAATGGAACTTCTTCATAAAATTGGAGAAAAAATTGAGGCCCCCACTAAGAGAAACAGGGCGTTAAATGCAAAAATGCAAATAATAGTCGCATTAAGGTTTTATGCAACTGGAGGTTTCCAGATGACAATTGGGGACCATGTAAATATCACGAAACCGACAGTATGTAGAATAGTGAAGAGAGTTTCAACAGAAATAGCGAAACTGAAACCAAATTACATTTCGATGCCAAAAACCAGGCAAAAAAGGTTGGAAGTTGCTTCAGGCTTCCACGATATTGCTGGGTTACCACGTGTTGTGGGAGCTATCGACTGCACACACATAAGAATAATTTCCCCTGGAGGATCCAACGCAGAGACATTCAGAAACCGAAAGggttatttttcaataaatgtgcAAGCAGTGTGTGATGCTGGCCTGAAAATTATAAACATTATAGCTCGTTGGCCAGGTTCGGTCCATGATTCCACAATATTCAATGATTCACCACTCATAGTGGAGATGGAACAAGGCTTGTATGGCAATTGCTATCTGTTGGGTGATAGTGGTTATGCATGCAAGCCTTTTCTACTTACGCCAGTATTAAATCCAGGAACTGAAGCAGAAAGAAGGTATAATCAAGCACACATCAAAACACGCAACTGCATTGAAAGATGCTTTGGTGTGTTGAAAAGACGCTTCCCTTGCTTAT attttgaagaaagtGATATTGTTCATCATGATCAAGGACAACAAAACACAGCCATACGAAATGCATTAATAGCAGACCTTTTTGAGAGGTATGTTTcataa
- the LOC123313219 gene encoding putative nuclease HARBI1 isoform X3 gives MLSDTSSSSEENNEEYYLRRPRSFKNLNDPFEMYNDAEFKHRFRFHKNSVMELLHKIGEKIEAPTKRNRALNAKMQIIVALRFYATGGFQMTIGDHVNITKPTVCRIVKRVSTEIAKLKPNYISMPKTRQKRLEVASGFHDIAGLPRVVGAIDCTHIRIISPGGSNAETFRNRKGYFSINVQAVCDAGLKIINIIARWPGSVHDSTIFNDSPLIVEMEQGLYGNCYLLGDSGYACKPFLLTPVLNPGTEAERRYNQAHIKTRNCIERCFGVLKRRFPCLYFEESDIVHHDQGQQNTAIRNALIADLFER, from the exons ATGTTGTCTGATACTTCATCTTCATCAGAAGAAAACAACGAAGAATATTATCTTAGAAGACCCCGTTCATTTAAAAACCTAAATGATCCCTTCGAAATGTATAATGATGCAGAATTCAAACACCGCTTCAGGTTCCATAAAAATTCAGTAATGGAACTTCTTCATAAAATTGGAGAAAAAATTGAGGCCCCCACTAAGAGAAACAGGGCGTTAAATGCAAAAATGCAAATAATAGTCGCATTAAGGTTTTATGCAACTGGAGGTTTCCAGATGACAATTGGGGACCATGTAAATATCACGAAACCGACAGTATGTAGAATAGTGAAGAGAGTTTCAACAGAAATAGCGAAACTGAAACCAAATTACATTTCGATGCCAAAAACCAGGCAAAAAAGGTTGGAAGTTGCTTCAGGCTTCCACGATATTGCTGGGTTACCACGTGTTGTGGGAGCTATCGACTGCACACACATAAGAATAATTTCCCCTGGAGGATCCAACGCAGAGACATTCAGAAACCGAAAGggttatttttcaataaatgtgcAAGCAGTGTGTGATGCTGGCCTGAAAATTATAAACATTATAGCTCGTTGGCCAGGTTCGGTCCATGATTCCACAATATTCAATGATTCACCACTCATAGTGGAGATGGAACAAGGCTTGTATGGCAATTGCTATCTGTTGGGTGATAGTGGTTATGCATGCAAGCCTTTTCTACTTACGCCAGTATTAAATCCAGGAACTGAAGCAGAAAGAAGGTATAATCAAGCACACATCAAAACACGCAACTGCATTGAAAGATGCTTTGGTGTGTTGAAAAGACGCTTCCCTTGCTTAT attttgaagaaagtGATATTGTTCATCATGATCAAGGACAACAAAACACAGCCATACGAAATGCATTAATAGCAGACCTTTTTGAGAG ATGA
- the LOC123313220 gene encoding uncharacterized protein LOC123313220 codes for MLGQKKFSRSANYTTEDKNLLLSLVETKKDIVECKMTNKVSSEYKREAWEEIARNFNACSSMPRTSQQLKTLYENLKRRGRKDLALENKDRYRELLSNMDQGEENINIDQLREKARQEKKEMMATGGGSFKNMLDDTERRIISILGDNARPLENPFDDANIYFEYPIPAVETEPIPNLGDPDPIPDQGVNPIPNQCLDPEPCGELTPTSLPPVTRKLKTRAPLKRPIRKKTLTPKDRYYLKKLENAKIEQKILKLQLRKLQQS; via the exons atgttgggacaaaaaaaattctcacgAAGCGCAAATTATACGACGGAAGATAAAAACTTACTGCTTTCGCTGGTAGAAAC caaaaaaGACATAGTTGAATGCAAAATGACCAATAAAGTCAGCTCTGAATATAAAAGGGAAGCTTGGGAGGAAATTGCTCGCAATTTTAATGCTTGCTCGTCAATGCCCAGAACCTCCCAACAATTAAAAACCCTCTACGAAAACCTCAAAAGGAGAGGAAGAAAGGACTTGGCTCTGGAAAAT AAGGATAGATATAGAGAATTATTGAGTAATATGGATCAAGGGGAGGAAAACATAAATATCGACCAGTTACGAGAGAAGGCTAGGCAGGAAAAA AAAGAAATGATGGCTACGGGAGGAGGGTCATTCAAAAATATGTTGGATGATACGGAACGAAGGataatatccattttaggggaCAATGCCAGACCGTTAGAAAATCCGTTCGATGATGCCAATATATATTTTG AATATCCTATCCCAGCTGTAGAGACAGAACCCATTCCTAACCTAGGAGATCCAGATCCTATTCCTGACCAAGGAGTTAATCCCATTCCCAACCAATGCCTTGATCCAGAACCTTGCGGAGAACTTACCCCTACCTCCTTGCCTCCTGTTACCAGAAAACTTAAAACTAGAGCCCCCTTGAAAAGACCAATTAGAAAAAAAACCCTTACTCCCAAAGATAGATATTActtaaaaaaattggaaaatgccAAAATAGagcagaaaattttgaaactgcaactTCGTAAGTTGCAGCAAAGTTAA
- the LOC123313221 gene encoding ribosome maturation protein SBDS: MPKIFTPTNQIRHTNVAVVKLTKKGMRFEIACYRNKVVAWREQIEKDIDEVLQIHSVFTNVSKGQVANKHDLQKAFHSEDVTEICKEILAKGELQISDKERHSKLDQVFKEVATMVCDQCLNPETKRPYPITMIERAMKNMHFSVKSNQSSKQQALLVLKKLTKVMPFERARMKVKITLQGEGSKNVREKIMEIECLEIEEEFKNDEDIILITEIDPGTYKEIKQLLEAETFLGTIETINSNIKVEDVEHFGFT, from the exons ATGCCCAAAATATTCACTCCAACTAACCAAATACGACACACAAATGTCGCAGTTGTGAAACTTACGAAAAAGGGAATGCGATTTGAAATTGCATGTTACAGAAATAAAGTTGTAGCATGGAGGGAACAGAT AGAAAAGGATATAGATGAAGTCTTGCAAATACATTCGGTTTTCACTAATGTGTCGAAAGGACAAGTAGCAAACAAACATGATCTCCAAAAAGCTTTTCACAGTGAAGATGTTACTGAAATATGTAAGGAAATATTGGCGAAAGGAGAGCTTCAAATATCAGACAAGGAGAGACATAGTAAATTAGATCAGGTCTTTAAAGAAGTAGCAACAATGGTGTGTGATCAATGTCTTAACCCTGAAACGAAAAGGCCATACCCCATAACAATGATTGAAAGGGCAATGAAAAATATGCATTTTTCTGTTAAATCAAATCAATCATCTAAACAGCAAGCTTTACtagtattgaaaaaattgacaaaaGTGATGCCTTTCGAGAGAGCTAGAATGAAAGTAAAAATAACATTACAAGGCGAGGGCTCCAAGAACGTCAGggaaaaaataatggaaattgAATGCCTAGAAATTGAGGAGGAGTTTAAAAATGATGAAGACATTATTCTTATCACGGAAATTGATCCTGGAACTTATAAAGAAATAAAACAATTGTTAGAGGCAGAAACCTTCTTGGGAACAATAGAAACTATAAATTCTAATATAAAGGTTGAAGATGTAGAACATTTTGGATTTACTTAA